Proteins from a single region of Psilocybe cubensis strain MGC-MH-2018 chromosome 3, whole genome shotgun sequence:
- a CDS encoding D-lactate dehydrogenase [cytochrome], mitochondrial, translating to MSRLIERYLYVSRFLSTRIIKSSPRVSPIFISAQKFGIYSQSGAPYLRYSPWSNSFSGSQGTRVFLQAVLYSAIFLGTSHLISQRSSASPDTEDLNLSYASPEELECAIEQLRQIFPRAQAVVTDPDVLKTYGSSENSYHPALPHSVIVRPQSTADVVQIVNIARNFRVPITPYSGATSLEGHFSGYPTGSICVDLSAMDKILAINVDDSDLICQAGTRWEDINQTLKERGIPLFFPLDPGPGATIGGMVGTGCSGTNAVRYGTARAEWFLNLTVVLPNGEIIKTKRRARKSASGFDTTKLFVGAEGTLGIVTEATLRLAPVLPTRVAMAQFPNVQKAVSAVQDKIGLIRNQHPLRVLVSDEPNLILNSPYGPHIQCVELLDDNMMATINSAGLVDKPYPVKDTLFFKIQGDDQSIKQASKVVEKIVNNHGSSQFIFAKTEQEAEELWESRKYALMSSIGAHPGKRCWTTDVCVPVSRLPELVYETKKDLNNSKLINTIVGHVGDGNFHSFILFDENTEFDATSGAVHRLVHRAIALDGTCTGEHGVGLGKKEYLEEELGINTVNLMKTIKKAIDPLNIMNPGKLYPNDDRSKK from the exons ATGAGTCGTCTCATTGAAAGATACTTATATGTCTCTAGGTTCCTTTCAACAAGGATCATAAAATCATCCCCCCGGGTCTCCCCTATCTTTATATCAGCTCAGAAGTTCGGAATATATTCACAATCTGGCGCTCCCTACCTGCGATACTCTCCCTGGTCGAACTCCTTCTCCGGCTCTCAAGGCACTCGCGTATTTCTGCAGGCTGTGCTTTACTCTGCCATATTTCTTGGGACAAGTCACTTAATT TCACAAAGATCTTCAGCATCACCAGACACTGAGGATCTGAATTTATCCTATGCTTCACCAGAAGAGCTGGAGTGCGCCATCGAACAACTGCGTCAAATATTTCCTCGGGCGCAAGCTGTAGTCACAGATCCAGATGTGCTAAAAACTTATGGATCTTCTGAAAATTCGTATCATCCAGCGTTGCCCCATTCTGTGATA GTTCGGCCCCAATCTACCGCAGATGTTGtgcaaattgtcaacatcgCTCGAAATTTCCGCGTTCCTATAACACCTTATAGCGGCGCCACAAGTCTTGAAGGTCATTTCTCTGGG TACCCCACTGGCAGTATCTGCGTTGATCTGTCGGCCATGGATAAAATCTTGGCCATTAATG TCGACGATTCGGATCTTATATGCCAGGCTGGTACTCGATGGGAGGATATCAATCAAACTCTTAAAGAACGTGGTATTCCATTGTTTTTTCCG CTAGACCCCGGGCCTGGTGCA ACAATCGGTGGCATGGTAGGAACTGGATGTAGCGGCA CAAATGCTGTTCGTTATGGAACTGCCAGGGCAGAATGGTTTCTAAATTTA ACTGTTGTCCTTCCTAACGGCGAGATTATCAAAACAAAAAGGCGCGCCAGAAAATCTGCTTCAGGGTTTGACACTACAAAGCTTTTTGTAGGTGCAGAAGGCACGCTGGGTATTGTAACTGAAG CCACTTTACGTCTGGCCCCTGTTCTTCCGACCCGAGTTGCCATGGCGCAATTTCCAAATGTTCAGAAAGCCGTTAGTGCCGTTCAAgataagattgggctcatcaggaaccagcacccccttag ggtgctggtttctgatgagcccaatcttatcTTGAATTCACCCTACGGTCCTCATATAC AATGCGTCGAGCTCTTGGATGATAATA TGATGGCTACCATCAACTCTGCAGGGTTAGTTGATAAGCCCTATCCTGTAAAAGACACGCTCTTTTTCAAGATCCAAGGAGACGATCAATCAATCAAGCAGGCCTCTAAAGTTGTCGAGAAAATTGTCAACAACCATGGTAGCAGTCAATTCATATTCGCAAAGACAGAGCAGGAGGCCGAGGAACTCTGGGAAAGCCGCAAATATGCCTTAATGTCAAGCATTGGAGCCCATCCAGGAAAACGTTGTTGGACGACTGACGTGTG TGTTCCCGTTTCACGCTTGCCAGAGCTGGTCTACGAAACCAAAAAAGATCTCAATAACTCTAAATTGATCAATACCATTGTCGGACATGTGGGCGATGGCAATTTCCATTCGTTCATTCTCTTCGATGAAAATACAGAGTTCGATGCGACCAGTGGAGCTGTACACCGTCTTGTCCATCGCGCAATTGCTCTGGATGGAACTT GTACTGGTGAACATGGTGTAGGTCTTGGAAAAAAGGAATATCTCGAAGAAGAGTTAGGGATAAATACAGTCAACTTAATGAAAACAATCAAGAAGGCAATCGATCCCTTGAATATCATGAATCCTGGTAAA TTATACCCAAATGATGACCGTAGTAAGAAATAA
- a CDS encoding putative glucan 1,3-beta-glucosidase D: MSHNNNDPSRGVAYDPLPLTQDDHLPNTLYNAPPSPDLTSTFHTPQTAPGELGPDTALGGAQPRFLGAALYDGPGSPVIRDSFASSQHTFPGSEYNASVYALNDPSGPARYDGSYRDDPRDSYYAGEHGGVPMSQGNSSARMLEEKRTAYEPPQTKSRRKIMILGAIAALILIILAIIVPLYFAVFKKSNNNEASSSQSTSKATTSSSAPPTSSSAASPPVRVVTGGDGSIITMEDGTTFEYKNPFGGYWYWDENDPFNNGARAQSWTPALNETFNYGVDRVRGSPALYQKYSSNPVPPVDEWTLSQAMRADVAGGGISQMETHYKTFITEKDFADVAGAGLNYVRIPIGWWAIEVRDDEPFLPKVSWTYFLKAIKWARKYGLRINLDLHAVPGSQNGWNHSGRFGTIGFLSGPMGYANAQRTLDYIRILAEFISQPQYKDVVTMFGILNEPQETFIGQDVLSSFYLEAYDIVRTAGGTGAGNGPYISLHDGFLPRDQWANFLPNADRLSLDSHPYLCFGPQSNAAMSTYALTPCQRWGSAVNNSMAAFGHTNAGEFSNAVTDCGLFLNGVGLGTRYEGDYDGVWPRMGSCRQWTDWQNYDEATKRAIRQFALASMDALQDYFFWTWKIGNSSVSGVVETPAWSYQLGLQQGWMPTDPREATGVCGNTSPWTPPLKSWQTGGANAGNIPSSVRSSLAWPPASFKTGGAVASLPSYTPTGPIPTLPGPTFSPVNPTATIDVGNGWANSADTQGMHVPISTCSYPDPWVNPSTAPPPMCGAGTRRETAPRSFNTDPLSS; this comes from the exons ATGTCGCATAACAACAACGACCCTTCGCGTGGTGTTGCATACGATCCTTTACCTCTTACCCAGGACGACCACCTCCCAAATACTCTCTATAATGCTCCTCCGTCCCCAGACCTTACATCGACTTTCCACACACCTCAGACTGCACCAGGGGAGCTAGGACCCGACACTGCATTAGGAGGTGCCCAGCCTCGCTTCCTTGGTGCGGCCTTGTATGATGGGCCCGGGTCTCCGGTAATCCGCGACTCCTTTGCGTCATCTCAACACACCTTTCCAGGCTCCGAATACAATGCATCTGTCTATGCTCTCAACGACCCGTCAGGTCCTGCGCGCTATGATGGCAGCTACCGTGACGATCCACGCGATAGTTACTATGCTGGTGAGCATGGTGGTGTGCCCATGTCTCAGGGGAACTCGTCAGCCAGAATGCTGGAGGAAAAACGCACTGCTTATGAGCCCCCACAAACGAAATCGCGTCGTAAAATTATGATTCTGGGTGCCATTGCTGCTCTGATTCTCATCATTCTTGCCATCATTGTTCCGCTGTATTTCGCTGTCTTCAAAAAGTCAAACAATAATGAGGCTTCTAGTAGCCAGAGTACTTCCAAAGCAACTACGTCCTCATCTGCTCCACCGACTTCTTCGTCGGCTGCGTCTCCACCTGTACGGGTCGTGACAGGAGGCGACGGTTCGATTATAACCATGGAAGACGGAACTACCTTCGAATACAAAAACCCTTTCGGTGGTTATTGGTATTGGGATGAAAACGATCCCTTTAATAATGGCGCAAGAGCACAGTCTTGGACACCTGCTCTAAACGAAACCTTTAATTACGGCGTTGACAGGGTTCGAGG TTCTCCGGCACTTTATCAGAAGTATTCGTCAAATCCCGTGCCACCAGTTGATGAATGGACTCTTAGTCAAGCTATGCGAGCAGATGTAGCTGGAGGAGGTATCTCTCAAATGGAAACGCACTATAAAACTTTCATT ACGGAGAAAGATTTCGCGGACGTTGCAGGGGCGGGTCTTAATTACGTCCGTATTCCCATCGGTTGGTGGGCAATCGAAGTACGGGATGATGAACCTTTCTTGCCTAAAGTGTCATGGAC CTATTTCCTCAAAGCAATCAAATGGGCTCGCAAATACGGTCTACGAATCAATCTCGATTTACATGCCGTTCCTGGTAGCCAGAATGGTTGGAATCACTCTGGACGCTTTGGAACTATTGGTTTTTTGAGCGGACCCATGGGTTATGCGAATGCTCAGCGAACGCTTGATTACATTCGAATCCTTGCTGAATTTATCTCACAACCGCAATACAAGGATGTCGTAACAATGTTTGGCATTCTTAATGAACCTCAAGAAACGTTTATTGGTCAAGATGTTTTGTCAAGTTT CTATTTGGAAGCATATGATATTGTTCGCACCGCTGGAGGTACAGGGGCAGGCAACGGCCCGTACATTTCCTTACATGATGGGTTCCTTCCTCGTGATCAATGGGCAAATTTCCTGCCCAACGCCGACCGCCTTTCGTTAGACTCTCACCCATATCTTTGTTTTGGGCCCCAATCCAATGCTGCAATGTCGACGTACGCCTTAACACCTTGTCAGAGATGGGGCAGCGCTGTCAATAATTCTATGGCTGCTTTCGGCCACACCAACGCGGGAGAATTCAGCAATGCTGTCACCGATTGTGGTCTTTTCTTGAATGGTGTTGGTCTTGGAACGCGCTATGAGGGTGATTATGATGGTGTCTGGCCTAGAATGGGAAGTTGCAGACAGTGGACTGATTGGCAGAACTATGATGAGGCAACTAAACGGGCTATCCGTCAGTTTGCATTAGCTAGCATGGATGCCCTTCAG GACTACTTTTTCTGGACATGGAAAATCGGCAACTCCAGCGTCTCTGGGGTGGTTGAGACACCTGCATGGTCTTATCAACTCGGGCTGCAGCAAGGTTGGATGCCCACCGATCCAAGGGAAGCGACCGGTGTTTGCGGAAACACAAGTCCATGGACACCTCCTCTGAAATCCTGGCAAACCGGCGGAGCAAATGCCGGTAATATTCCTTCCTCCGTTAGATCCAGTTTGGCGTGGCCACCAGCAAGCTTTAAGACAGGCGGTGCTGTTGCATCGCTGCCTTCATACACACCAACAGGCCCCATCCCTACCTTACCCGGGCCAACGTTCTCACCTGTTAATCCCACAGCAACGATCGATGTCGGAAATGGCTGGGCAAATTCTGCAGATACCCAAGGAATGCATGTACCTATTTCCACATGCTCCTATCCGGATCCATGGGTAAATCCTTCCACGGCCCCTCCCCCCATGTGTGGCGCCGGCACGCGCAGAGAAACTGCACCACGATCTTTTAACACTGACCCTTTATCATCATGA
- a CDS encoding Chromatin modification-related protein EAF1 translates to MSNLHHDQRLQECYDQLHTIVARRNELLRELYRMIERRKDTQSSFDDVDHESDEFQRFLKRFDLSADTDLGSITNLREEEIPFLSETLSKSSPSSVSTSVVDHKPSQSTRTTRSQSRATEQPQSPSPIHDISLNGTPTEAQIQRMSDDEGDLKKRQTSEIPSRTESSDNEEDELELMRSSALSAEGEVRPSLPVLVDKIQKEIPSPSSQTLQGLLEVSSPSLSHPLPSRCTPTPTHTTEDIEMKALSVPNTPKLKLDQMEGQSDIDMTSLTYNNTGPSSEGNHTRVSPEPPQLANVAPDVPLDTIPMEVDKGTEKDEQGDVNVTNGEDEKAEKESDVEQHGLLEESSMSVKREPPSSTSVTERLRIHIPLPPSIEPEVLIPAPTSATHEEPIFVLDGVTSPVPRSDSPKLPVESRINSVDAYTLPPLSIMPPEFSNRKTKSTKRKRDRDGKRDKDKEKEKEREKDKDKDDAVPLGLNRWGATVVANPVWKRVARATKCLSTREWGVAMNELRLIRTIERIEALKDSGRWSFRQPKKQRGVGGLVKTHWDHLLDEMKWMRIDFREERRWKMALAYNLSTAVLEWHLAKTPEERQRTGICVKWQTSLFRTNAVSSSRAVSVDDVQQEPVNTQLLDDNYGTDDDDEDEQEKAFSVTDALEPANIIQESMELDIQPKSEEVDEQSAIAILHQIPQSDLSQESHPTLTGSANPTNALKNSSTDPLLGGLKSSSQSTNGDAEATITVKPSKSDLVPLQERIVYTGDDSLFIDLDNIRIQDSTKDKGDAFEPIDLPSLFPDLQPLGLLDVAHPVVPADGKRKVDKKSDRDDPHKRVEDITYTKLYPTGRFMFTKPTLIGPLQPAKKWKDGKWLPLDYFSVVPETENGIRIPEESASDLFDVRPSMSSQHSMPKTQRIKDGEDKEKHAWTANDDLLLKTIIDKYSTNWQLIADTFNATRLSTPTDVRTPVDCAERWKEKWNPDRKLQLPETSQSLTEEASTSGSNAQSNMLTRAVKRLASTGTTNMSSSLNSAASTEARKRRRHILLNEAVRKAVKKRNEAAQKAIANQRKPPAVHETHNQFNKLPKLSPQELSRMKAEKDQRDSQEAALVRKRQEEQQRQNLLLREQQQRPNVTVQQQQQPPQPPQQTPQPQPTNAVQPLQQQAQFPQQLAQLQQLQAQQQANQRQNITGITVMPNRPARITANANGRPVGPQALQAQAQAQLLQARMQPQIHPGGGATNLPQGLLAPNQGGGTALHPSTGAFYGLAQNMTQEQVELFRAQLLTAQQQQQQQQQQQQQQQQQQQQQQQQNQSAQSNFGAQP, encoded by the exons ATGTCGAATTTGCACCACGATCAACGACTGCAGGAGTGCTATGATCAACTTCA TACTATAGTCGCGCGTCGAAATGAATTGTTACGCGAGTTGTATCGCATGATAGAGCGTAGAAAGGATACTCAATCCAGCTTTGATGATGTGGACCATGAAAGCGATGAGTTTCAACGTTTCCTGAAGAGGTTTGATTTATCTGCGGA CACAGACCTCGGTTCCATCACGAACTtaagagaggaagaaataCCATTTCTTTCGGAAACACTTTCAAaatcttctccctcctctgtTTCTACGTCGGTAGTGGACCACAAACCGAGCCAATCAACAAGAACAACACGCAGTCAGTCTCGTGCTACAGAACAGCCCCAATCACCTTCACCCATCCATGATATTTCTCTCAATGGCACTCCTACTGAAGCACAAATTCAGCGCATGTCTGATGATGAAGGCGACTTAAAAAAACGTCAAACTTCCGAGATTCCAAGCCGCACAGAAAGCTCAGataatgaagaagatgaactCGAACTGATGAGGTCCTCTGCATTATCTGCTGAAGGCGAAGTTCGGCCTAGTCTTCCTGTCTTGGTTGATAAgatccaaaaagaaataccGTCCCCTTCTTCACAGACACTTCAGGGTCTACTCGAAGTGTCAAGTCCATCGCTTTCACACCCACTTCCATCTCGATGTACACCCACGCCTACACATACTACTGAGGACATTGAGATGAAAGCTTTATCAGTGCCCAACACCCCGAAATTGAAGCTGGATCAAATGGAAGGTCAATCAGACATAGACATGACTTCACTTACATATAACAATACTGGACCATCATCAGAAGGGAATCACACGCGTGTCTCTCCAGAACCACCTCAACTTGCGAATGTCGCGCCGGATGTCCCGTTGGATACCATTCCCATGGAAGTGGATAAAGGCACTGAAAAAGATGAGCAAGGCGATGTGAATGTCACAAATGGGGAGGATGAAAAggcggagaaggagagcgATGTTGAGCAACACGGTCTTTTGGAAGAGAGCTCTATGTCGGTCAAAAGGGAACCACCGTCTTCAACAAGCGTTACCGAACGTTTACGCATTCATATCCCATTGCCCCCTAGTATTGAGCCAGAGGTATTGATACCGGCTCCCACTTCTGCAACACATGAAGAACCAATATTTGTACTTGACGGTGTCACCTCTCCAGTACCACGATCTGACTCTCCCAAACTGCCGGTAGAATCCCGCATCAATTCAGTCGATGCCTACACATTGCCTCCCTTGAGCATAATGCCGCCAGAATTCAGTAATCGTAAAACAAAATCTACCAAACGCAAGCGGGATCGAGATGGCAAGCGAGATAAAgataaggagaaggagaaagaaagggaaaaggacaaggacaaggatgaCGCCGTTCCTCTTGGCTTGAATAGATGGGGCGCAACAGTAGTGGCAAACCCTGTTTGGAAAAGGGTAGCACGAGCAACTAAATGTTTGAGTACTCGCGAATGGGGG GTTGCAATGAACGAACTACGCTTGATCCGCACCATTGAAAGGATTGAGGCGCTTAAGGATAGCGGTAGATGGTCATTCAGGCAGCCGAAAAAGCAACGCGGGGTGGGTGGCTTAGTGAAAACACATTGGGACCACCTTTTAGATGAGATG AAATGGATGCGCATTGACTTTCGTGAAGAAAGAAGATGGAAAATGGCGCTGGCATACAACCTTTCGACGGCCGTTCTCGAATGGCACCTTGCCAAAACACCCGAAGAACGTCAACGTACAGGGATTTGCGTAAAATGGCAAACTTCCCTTTTCAGGACTAATGCTGTTAGCTCTTCTCGAGCGGTGAGTGTAGATGATGTCCAACAAGAACCAGTCAACACACAATTGCTCGACGACAACTATGGAaccgatgacgacgatgaagatgaacaaGAAAAGGCATTTAGCGTCACCGACGCTTTAGAACCTGCAAATATTATTCAGGAATCCATGGAGCTTGACATACAGCCCAAGAGTGAAGAAGTTGACGAACAGTCTGCCATCGCgattcttcatcaaatccCCCAGTCCGATCTTAGTCAAGAAAGTCATCCCACTTTAACCGGAAGCGCCAATCCCACCAATGCGTTGAAAAATTCATCGACCGATCCCCTTTTAGGAGGCTTAAAGTCAAGTTCTCAGTCAACCAACGGAGATGCTGAGGCTACAATAACTGTAAAACCGTCTAAATCAGATCTTGTTCCTCTACAAGAGCGAATTGTTTACACTGGAGACGATTCTCTTTTCATTGATTTGGATAACATCCGTATTCAAGACTCGACCAAGGATAAAGGAGATGCATTTGAGCCCATAGACCTACCTTCTCTATTTCCGGATCTTCAACCATTGGGTCTTCTTGATGTTGCACATCCTGTGGTTCCAGCAGACGGCAAGAGGAAGGTCGACAAGAAATCGGACAGAGATGATCCCCATAAAAGGGTCGAGGATATTACATACACCAAGCTTTATCCTACTGGTCGATTTATGTTCACGAAGCCAACGTTAATCGGACCTCTCCAACCCGCCAAGAAATGGAAGGACGGGAAATGGTTACCTCTGGACTATTTTTCAGTTGTTCCAGAGACAGAAAATGGTATTCGAATTCCAGAAGAAAGCGCTAGTG ATCTTTTCGATGTTAGGCCAAGTATGTCATCGCAGCATTCTATGCCAAAAACGCAGCGTATCAAAGATGGAGAGGATAAGGAAAAACACGCTTGGACGGCGAACGATGACCTTTTGTTGAAGACCATTATAGACAAGTACTCGACGAACTGGCAGCTCATAGCTGATACTTTTAACGCAACTCGCCTTTCGACGCCGACCGATGTACGAACCCCAGTCGATTGTGCCGAGCGTTGGAAAGAGAAATGGAATCCTGATCGCAAGTTGCAACTTCCTGAGACATCTCAGTCTTTGACAGAGGAAGCTTCGACTTCTGGGAGCAACGCACAATCCAACATGCTCACGCGAGCGGTCAAGCGCCTCGCCAGCACTGGCACAACAAACATGTCGTCGTCACTGAATTCCGCAGCCTCCACTGAGGCTCGCAAGCGAAGGCGACACATTCTACTCAATGAAGCCGTTCGAAAAGCTGTTAAGAAAAGGAATGAAGCGGCACAGAAGGCTATTG CGAATCAAAGAAAACCGCCCGCGGTCCACGAGACTCACAACCAATTCAACAAGTTACCGAAATTGAGTCCTCAAGAACTCAGCCGTATGAAAGCAGAAAAGGATCAGCGAGATAGTCAGGAGGCAGCTCTGGTAAGAAAACGACAAGAAGAGCAACAACGACAAAACCTGTTGTTACgagagcagcagcaacgaCCAAATGTTACA gtgcaacagcagcagcagcccccGCAGCCTCCCCAACAAACCCCTCAACCTCAGCCCACAAATGCTGTACAGCCACTTCAGCAACAGGCACAATTTCCTCAGCAACTCGCTCAACTACAACAACTGCAAGCACAACAACAGGCAAATCAGCGCCAAAATATAACTGGTATAACAGTGATGCCGAATCGGCCGGCTAGGATAACAGCGAATGCCAATGGCCGACCGGTCGGGCCGCAAGCCCTacaagcccaagcccaagcccagCTTTTACAAGCCCGAATGCAGCCTCAAATACATCCAGGCGGGGGGGCAACTAATCTG CCACAAGGGCTCCTTGCGCCAAACCAAGGGGGTGGAACTGCCCTTCATCCGTCAACCGGTGCCTTTTATGGGTTGGCACAAAATATGACTCAAGAACAGGTTGAACTCTTTCGTGCTCAGTTACTG ACCgcacagcagcaacagcagcagcagcaacagcagcagcagcaacaacaacaacaacaacagcagcagcagcagcagaatcAATCTGCCCAGAGCAATTTCGGTGCTCAGCCCTAA